A stretch of DNA from Streptomyces rubradiris:
CCGCGCGCGCGAAGGCGGCCGCGGTCCGCCTGACGGCGGGGGAGCGTGAGTCGGTACGCGATGACCTGGAGCGTCTTGAGGAGCTACGGGGCTGACCTGGGCCGGTGGGCTTGGTCTGTGTCCTCTGGGGACGAAGTGGCCGTTGGGCCGCTCGCTTCTTGGTCAGTGTCGGGCTTCCACGAGGCGAGTCAAGGGCGCGTTCCGCGTCGGCTGCGCCGATGGGCCTGCGGCCCACCCTTGACACACCTCGCTCCAGCCCGGGTGAGAAGCGAGCGAGCGGCCCGAAGGAACAGTGGCCCAGCCCGGTACCGGACCCATGGGCGACCTACGAGGCCCCGTCGGCAGGGTCACGCGCTCGCGCCTCGCCTGCACGCCGGGGCGGCAAAGCGGCTACCGGCCCGGTGGCGGGTGCGCGTCCTCGCCTCGCCTGCACGCCGGGCGGGCTCAGCGGCTTGCGGCCCGGTGGCGGGTGCGCGTCCTCGCCTCGCCTGCACGCCGGCTCGGCTTGGCGGCTGTCCGTGAGGGGGGAGGGAAGGGGCTGAAAGGGGCTGATTCGTGGGATCGGCGGGTGGTGGCGGGCAGGGACCCTGTCTCTGGACCAGTCATTCCAAAACAACCCATCGGCCGGGCTCGCTGTCAGTGCTCTGTGCCATGATGCGGTCGCGTCCCAGGGGAGTGGGCGCGGGTCTGCTGATTGCCAGGGGGTTGGGGGATGGGCGTGGGTACGGGGCCGGACGGCTCGTCCAGGTCCGACGAGGAGTGGGAACGGTTTCTGCGCGAGTCGGTGGCGGGCGCCGCCGACGCGCCCAAGGAGCCGTCGGCGCGGGCCCGCGAGGTGGCAAAGCGGTTGCGCACGGCCCCCGCCCGGGGCCCGGAGGGCTGGCGCGGCTACACGCCCGCGCGACCCAAGCGGCGCACGGGCTGGTACGTGGTCGGATTGCTGGCCTTGCTGACACTGCTTGTGGTGGCGCTCGCGCCGGGGCGGACGGTGGACCTGTTCGCCGGCGACGACCGTGACTCCGCGCCGTTGGCGGCCGAGACCGTCCGCCCGACCCAGGCTCCCCCGGCGGAGGCGGACCAACGCCCCACCGCGCAGGAGCCGTTCCGCGGTTCGCCGGCGGCGCGCTGGGCGAGTGGGGCGGCCGGGATCACCGTGCCGAAGGCCAGGGCGGTCGGCTGGATGAGCGCGGCACAGGTCGAGCGGGCCCTCGCCCGCAGCCGGGACTTCCTCGTTGCGTCGAGCCTGGACCGCGGGGTGCTGCGGGGCGAGCGCCCGGAGAAGGCGATCGCGCTGATCAATCCGCACCAGCGGGACGTCCAAGACTTCCTGAAGACCGCTTTCCGGACCCCGGGCGAGGAGAGCGACCCGCTGCTCCTCTTCAGCCGCTTCAGGCCCTCCCAGGCCCGTCTGGTCGGCAGCGTCGTGAAGACCCGGGGCCGGCTCACGTTCCAGGAGGGCGAGCGCGGCGCGCTCCAGGTGACCGCCGACGTGACCTTCGTCTACCCGGTCACCCGCGCGGACGCGGGCGGCGACGACGAGATCGTGCGCACGATCATCCGGCGCGAGCTGGTCATGAGTTGGGACGACCCGGACAAGGTGATCACCGAGCCGGGCACGTTCTCGATCGTCTCGTACAAATACACCATGACCAACGGCGGCTGCGGCGCCCCCACGGGCTACTTCACCCCGCCCTTCGGCGCGGACCGCCGGGCGGACGAGGCCGACAGGGAGATCGACCCGTACGACCGCAGCGGCCCGGTCGGACGGGGCGGGTCGGCCGGCGACGAGTGCGCGAGGGCGACACGATCGTAGAGCGGTCGCGGCCTGGTGACCCGCATGGTGAGGCGTCCCCGCTGCTGCCGTGGCGGCGAGAGGGGTGGGCGGGTTGGTTATGGACAGGTATTCCAAAACAACCCACCTGGTGTAGTGGGCGGCACCCCGGTTGCCTCGGCCGCCAACGGAGTCCGAAGGCGCCCCTGCGGCCCGTGCGCCCGGCCGTCAGACGCCCAACCGCCCCGCAGTGCATGCGGGCGCGACCGCGTACCACCCACCGGGCCGCAAGCCGCTGAGCCCGCCCGGCGTGCCGGCGAGGCGCGGGCGCGCATCCCCGACCCAGGATGCGAACGCAGCCGACGGCAGGGGCCAAAGGAGCTGAGCCGGCCACTTTCCCGGGCTGCCCCACGGCAACCTCTTCAACTCCTCAGCTCACACCACACCGTCTTGCAGTCGGGCCCCTGCACCACGCCCCAGCACTCGGCCAAGGCAACTACGAGCGCCAGACCCCGCCCCGACTCCTCCGACTCCGTGGCTGCGAGAAGCACGGGCAACGCACGCGGATCAGGATCGGTCACCTCGATCCGGGTACGGCCGCAATGGGGCGCCGTACCGATGACACGTACGGTCACCGGCGTACCGTCGCCCAAGTGGTCGATGACGTTGGTCAGCAACTCGGTCGCGCACAGATGCACGTCGTAACCGTGCTCCCGCAACTGGTGCCGCAGGTCCGGCGCGGCCTTAGGTGTCGCCAGCGTGTGGAACTCCATCGGCGTCATCGCTCGGCCGCCGCCTTCCGCAATATGTCACGGTGTCGCCGTGCCGCACACTGGCGGAGGCGGCCCAGCGCTGTGGGCGGGAGTTGTTCGAACTGGCCCGGCGCCACGGGTTCCCCGAACCGGAAGCCTCCTCCGGCGGTACGGAGTCCTACTCCTGGCGCGAGATCGCCGCATGGCTGACCCGCGCTGGACACGTCGTACCCGAAGAACCCCGAGACCTGCTCGTCGCCGACCGTGCTCTGCGCCTCGCCGACGTGCTTGAAGGGGCTGACGAGCCGCCGGGTGTGCTGCGTGCCCTCGGGCTGCCGGTCGACCAGGGCCTGCGGGCGTACTGAGGAACGCGAACCGGCCCCCGTCGGTGCCGGAGGCCGGTTTGTCGGCTGGGAGCCGGGCGGCTCAGCTGATGGCGTTCAGCATCGCCTGTTCCACGTGGTCGGCGGCGTTGCGGTGGCCGAGGGCGTTGGGGTGTACGAAGGACATCTGGTAGGGGAGGGTGACGAAGCCTTCCACCCACTTGCTGTCGTCGCAGACGCTGTGGCCCTGGGAGGAGGCGTAGAGGTCGATGTAGCGGGCCGCTTCCTGTGTGCCGGTCGAGTTCGCGATGGCCTTGTTGAGGGGTTCCAGGACGTCATGGCGCAGCCAGGCCAGGTCGCCCGGGGTGATCGTGCCGAACTGCGTCAGCTCGCCGAAGCGGCAGGCGGAGGTGTCCTTGGGGACGACCGTGGGATAGCCGACGGTCAGGATCTTCGCGTGCGGGGCGCGCCGGTGGAGGTCGGCGAGCATCCGGTCGTAGTCCTGGCGCACCTTCTTCAGCCGGGCCGGGACGCCGGCGGCCATGGCCTCCTTGCACGGGGTGCCCTTGCCGCCGCTTTCGCTGCCCAGCTCCGAGCACTTGACGAGGAATTCGGCGAAGCCGAGGGTGTTTCCGCCCGCGCCGACGGTGATGACGTCGGTACCGGAGTTCACCGCCTCGGACTGAGCGCGCACCCGGGGGAAGGGATAGTCCGGGTCCTCCGAAAAGGGCGGCAGGTGACGGCCGATCGGGGGCTGGGCCGTGTCGGTGACGTCCTCGATGGTGGCGGCGCCGCAGCTGACGTTGGTCAGATCGAAGAGACCGCCGAGGTCCCGGTCGATGACCTGGGGGTAGGACCGGTCGGTGCGCTCGCAGCCGTCGCGCGGGACTTCGAAGGTGTCGCCCGCGGCCCGGATCACCCCGGCGGTGTAGGAGTCACCCAGGGCAACCCACTGGTAGTTGTCGGCCGCGGCGGCGGGTCGGGCCCCGGCGAACTGTGCGGGGACGAGAGCGCCGGCGGCGAGGGCGGCGGCCGAGCCGAGCAGGGCCAGACGAGTGCGCAAGCGTGCCACGAATCCTCCATGGATACGGTGTCGGCGGTGCTTCGACCCTAAAGTGACGCTTGCGGAGCGCAAGAGATCCACTGCGGTCAGTAACCAAATGTTGGTGGAATACGTCTGTGTGGGGGACCTGGCTTCGCACTGGATGATCCCGGCCCGAAAGCACGTACGTGATGGCTGTCTTGTTCTCGGCCATCACATCGGCGCGCAACACGAAGGGGGCGTGAGGCCGAACCCCACGCCCCCGACCGGTCTACACGCCTATCGCTTGCGGAACGACTGCACGTACCCGTTCGCCGGTGACCCGACGCCCGTCACGTCGTCGTAGCCCTTGACCGCCGACAGGGAGCTGTCGTGGCCGAGGGTGCGAGCCGAGTACAGCAGGCCGCCCGTCGCGTCGAGGCCGTTGGCGAAGTCGACGCGGGCCACCGCGAGGCCGGAGCCCGTGGGGTTGTCCGTGACGTCGTGGTAGACGCCCTTCTTGCCGTACTTGGCGTAGATCGCGGGGTTGGCGAAGCCGAGGGGCTTGCCGCCGCCGGCCTCCTGGGCCAGGGCCTGGACCGCCGCGATGACCGGCGCCGCCAGAGACGTGCCGCCGATGCGGTACTCGTCGTACCGCTCCGTGCCGTCAGGGAAGGTCTGCGTCTGGCCGACCAGGAACCCGGTGTTGGGGTCGGCGATCGCCGCGATGTCCGGGACCACCCGGTTGCCGGCGGCGTTGTGCGCCTTGGCCAGGGAGTCGGGGACCACGCCCTTCTGGTAGTACGGCTGCGGCACCGTCCTGCTCGTTCCCCCGCCCGCACCGGAGGTGAACGTGCCGGGGAAGCCCTCCCAGCTCTTGCCGTCGGCCGACAGCGAGGACTTCTCGGTGCCCCAGCCGGTCTCCCACAGGTACGTGTCGCCCTTGCCGACCGCCAGCGACG
This window harbors:
- a CDS encoding ATP-binding protein codes for the protein MTPMEFHTLATPKAAPDLRHQLREHGYDVHLCATELLTNVIDHLGDGTPVTVRVIGTAPHCGRTRIEVTDPDPRALPVLLAATESEESGRGLALVVALAECWGVVQGPDCKTVWCELRS
- a CDS encoding SGNH/GDSL hydrolase family protein, whose protein sequence is MARLRTRLALLGSAAALAAGALVPAQFAGARPAAAADNYQWVALGDSYTAGVIRAAGDTFEVPRDGCERTDRSYPQVIDRDLGGLFDLTNVSCGAATIEDVTDTAQPPIGRHLPPFSEDPDYPFPRVRAQSEAVNSGTDVITVGAGGNTLGFAEFLVKCSELGSESGGKGTPCKEAMAAGVPARLKKVRQDYDRMLADLHRRAPHAKILTVGYPTVVPKDTSACRFGELTQFGTITPGDLAWLRHDVLEPLNKAIANSTGTQEAARYIDLYASSQGHSVCDDSKWVEGFVTLPYQMSFVHPNALGHRNAADHVEQAMLNAIS